The following nucleotide sequence is from Apium graveolens cultivar Ventura chromosome 4, ASM990537v1, whole genome shotgun sequence.
TACACATTAATGCTTAAAACACACTTGTATTTTTTACAGCTAAAAAGTATTTGTTAAAAGTTTGATTGGCTCGATGAAAAAGAATGGCCCAATGAGAAAGAAATGCACTGATCCAATTCCCGTTCTTTGATAAAAGCATAGATAATTGACGTTTCTAAGATTATATAAAAAGGAAAATGCTATTTTCAGAGCTGATTTTTATTAATAGTACATTAAAGccattattattaatattaatattttggaccttttccaattaaatcaatcatgtattttaagatataatcaaaaataaatttgtaatGCCTCAATCCTAAAATTGATCATCAattgtaaaaaaaataaaaagtattacacaagaataatatttaatcacGAACCTAAAAAGGAAAATATGATCGGGTctaagataataaaataaagatttgtttCAAGAATATGTATTAATTATTATTACTAGACACCTTTTTCTTTTTTGTGAGGTAAATAGtcaatataaaataaatacaagGGAATATACATTGAATGTAGATTTTATTTTGCAGAATTGGTAAAGAATCGATAAGAAAGTCTGCATAAATCACCAAGATGCCAAACATACTTACTGCTTAAATCTATGGGTCCTCTTTCATCGAGACATACCATCATTTGTTTTGTTCATCGTTTCTATTAAGTTCAAATCCCTCATCTcaaatcaaattttatttttcttgatttctgaaaataatggcaaagaaattaAAGGTTTCTGAAAAAGATCGAATTAGCGATTTGCCTGATTCACTAATCCTCATAATTCTGTCATTGCTTCCAAGTTCCAACTGAACAAACAATGCGTACTAGTATTTTATCCAAAAGGTGGCGGCCACTCTGCATGTCACTCCCAAATCTTGTTTTTACCATCGAAATCATAACGAATCCCCAATAACTTTTGCCAACTTTGTTGATCATTTTTAATGCATCGGCCGAATGATTTGAAAATCAAGAAATTTGGTTTACATTATGGCAGAGATACCTATTTGGACCGTGTTGATGACTGGATACTCAATGTGCTTGAATTTTATGTAAAAGAGATAGACCTTTGGTTCAGGTTCAGAGAAATGTTCGTATTGATGGATGAAGTGTTCTTGTGTACCGGTCTTGAAAAGCTTCAACTAAGTCGTAAAATAGTAGTTGATCGTATTCCTGAGGATGTTAAGTTTTCGAGCCTTTGGGTTCTTAAATTCGATAAAATTACGTGTTCGAGCTATGAGTCAGTTGGTGAACTTTTGATCAAGTGTCCGGTGCTTGAAGAATTATTTATTTTGGGTTGAAAATGGTATAGGGGATGTTGTCTGAGTATTAGTGGATCTGCATTAAAGAAGTTTAAATTGGTTTCTTATTCGCCAATTGATGACGAATTTTCTCTTAAGATTTTAATTGATACAACAGGATTAGAAACTCTCTCACCTAAGTCTTTCGCATCCGATGATATCTTAATCAAGAAGAATTTGCCGTTCCTAACAAGCACTCGTCTCAATGTCGATCAGATAGTAGAAGGAGTTGCACCGAGTAGTGTGTTTGGTGATTCCGTGTTGGGGCTGCTTAAAAAGATTACTCATGTCAAATATTTAAAATTAGGAGGTAAAACTGTCGAGGTAAGTGTTTTGCCTAAATcttaacatatatatataagaactaATAATTTTCGTATCTGCCGTGAATTTGTATAACTATCATGTTTTGTCTTCTCTTTTTATGAAGGCCCTCAATCGCACATATAATTATGATTTTAGCACAATTCATAAGGGCTTTCCTCCATTCCATAACTTGACCGAGTTGAGTCTTAGTGTTGATGAAGCACATTGTGAACAAACTTTACTGTCCAAAATATGCTTCATCAACACTAATACTCAACTCCGTCAAGTTATGGAATAGTGGAAAGCCATTATGAACTGTGTTAAAATCAAAATCATATGAGCGATTGAGGGCCTTCATAAAAAGAAAAGACAAAACATGAAAGTCATATAAATTCACAGCAAAGATGAAAATTATTAGttcatagatatatatatatatatgttaaaaaTTAGGCAAAACTCTTACCTCGACAGTTTCACCTCCTGAACTTAAAGATTTGACGTGAGTAATCTTTTTTAGCAGGCCAAACGTGCAATCATCAAACACACTGTTGGGTACAATTTCTTTTACAATCTGTTCGATATCAATATGAGCCGTTGTTAGGAACGACAAATTCTTCTAGATTAAGATATCATCGGATGAGAAAGAATCAAGTATGAGAGTTTCCAATTATGGTGTCTCAATTGAAATTTCAAGAGTAGATTTTTCATCAATTCGCGAATAAGAACCCAATGAAAACTTCTTAATGCAAATCCACTAATACTCAGACAACATCTGCTAAGCCATTTACAACCGGAAATATATAATACCTCAAGCACCGGACACTTGACCAGAAGCTCACCAACTGACTCATAGCTCGAAAACATAATTTCATCGAATTTAAGAAACCGAAGGCTCGAAACTTAACATTCTCAGGAATATCAACTAATATTTTACCACTTAGTTCAAACTTTTCAAGGCAGGTACACAAAAATACTTCATCCATCAATACAAACATTTCTATAAACCTGAACTAAAGGTCTATCTTTTTTATATCAAATTCAAGTACATTCAGTATCCAGTCACCAACACATTCCAAATAGTAATCTCCAACACAATGTAAACCAAATTTCTTGATTTTCAAATCATTCGGTCTGTGCATTAAAATCGATCAACAAAGTTAGCGAAATTTGTTGTAGAATCCCTATGATTTCGATGGTAAAAAACAAGATTTGGGAGTGACATGCAGAGTGGCCGCAACCTTTTGGATAAAATACTAGTATGCACTGCTTATTCAGTTGGAAGCAATGAAAGGATTATGAGTAGTGGTGCATCAAGAAAATTGCTGATTCGATCTTTTTCAGAAATATCTGATTTCTTTGTCATTTTTTCTTCAAAAATCAAGAGAAATTGAAATTTGATTGGAGATGAGGGATTTGAACTCGGTAGAAACGATGAGAATAAAACAAAGTAGTGGTGGTATGTGTGAGTGAAAGAGGAACAAAAGATTTAAGCAATGAGTTTGTCTACGCATCTTGGTGATTTAAGTAGACTTTTTTGTCGGTTCTATACCGATTCTGCAAAATTGTTATCTACATTCAATGTATATCCTCTTGTATTTAGGGGTGTTTTCAATAAagatttcaaaagattttttTGGGATTTTTGAAATCAAGAGGTATTCATTTggattttatttttttaaaaaaatataatagcATTCAATAGAGACTAGCAAAAGTCTTTTAAAATCTGAGtatattcaatttagattttaaaaagtttaTTAAAATCTGGCGGTgttcaatttggatttttagaagtCCATCAAAATATGACGGTATTCAAAAGTTCGTGGATTTTTTTTAATTGAAAAAGTggtggattttgatggatttgctaGTTTATTTTTAACCTTTTAAAATCCATGAG
It contains:
- the LOC141718732 gene encoding F-box/LRR-repeat protein At4g14096-like, which produces MHRPNDLKIKKFGLHYGRDTYLDRVDDWILNVLEFYVKEIDLWFRFREMFVLMDEVFLCTGLEKLQLSRKIVVDRIPEDVKFSSLWVLKFDKITCSSYESVGELLIKGCCLSISGSALKKFKLVSYSPIDDEFSLKILIDTTGLETLSPKSFASDDILIKKNLPFLTSTRLNVDQIVEGVAPSSVFGDSVLGLLKKITHVKYLKLGGKTVEVSVLPKS